One Brassica napus cultivar Da-Ae chromosome C2, Da-Ae, whole genome shotgun sequence DNA window includes the following coding sequences:
- the LOC106380844 gene encoding anaphase-promoting complex subunit 1-like, which produces MSPGVRTLTVLGKFKPFGLIAEATDSNPNVAESYQYFLFDPDLTGQRDDDDGNEANFSRQREHELFIRDNRIIWTSGSRVLKRFTLSSPIIKACWSHLGRGAEALLCVLQIGCLTIYNTSGEVVAVPLPRTVISIWPLPFGVLLQQGAEVNPSSSIPFSSASPTLGSREMLRKRDMPSHLILRDPLEEPEPIYLEERGKLNIMRDYDERTIWSSDRLSLMTSYNKGKMQHSVWAVECVVPDTVFPKRVSFRRIWQAKGAKKAASKVFLATDDAVPVICFLILEQQKLLSVGLQTVEINNEILFDVKPDISWSISAIAAAPVVVTRSQVKIGLLPHLDIVVLSPENDLFLYSGKQCLCRYVLPSWLGESLVSGESAKTDSGSRDLKITGLSDAVLGCINLSVNHSQIFRCALTGNPSSSLANDCIAAIAEGLRSDLYKLFLSLLWGHGYSYQKGSSIHFEWEALCNIFLGICQKRTSVHLKQLKTSSESSWEFLLSSKFHKTYSRFHTRITSINPSDLEETAPFCTKTSSGERPDNSFELMVQSLDCLHAVYESLKMDNLRKQDLHHLAVLLCNIAKFLGEKCYIDHYLRDFPRLSKITGACTTLSSSRKPPNIFRWLENCLRRGCLSTNLDDLPDLIRKDGCSIVSWARKIVSFYSVLFGDKPVGKKLSSGVPCNIAPGSYSSNEELTVLAMAGERFGLHQLDLLPSGVSLPLRHALDSCRESPPADWPAIAYVLLGREDMAQSVFRNLSSSKEFEMQSNTSLISMSIPYMLHLHPVIVPSSLSESIGLENAKIEDTNSVDGSVIDGMEHIFNSYTQLRYGRDLRLNEVRRLLCSARPVVIQTSANPTISDQEQQQDQLWRIAQRTAVLPLGRGAFTLSTIHTLLTEAFTVPKLVLAGRLPAQQNAVVNLDPNIRNIQELKTWPEFHNAVAAGLRLAPLQGKVSRTWIKYNKPAEPNAVHAGLLFGLGLQGYLHVLNLSDIYQYFTQDHESTTVGLMLGLAASYRRTMQPEIAKALFFHVPARYQASYAEFEIPTLLQSAALVSVGILFEGSAHLQTMQLLLGEIGRRSAGDNVLEREGYAVSAGFSLGLVALGRGDDALGSLDSFVNRLLQYLGAKEERSLLAPSNEDLRSAAQVTDGSTPNVNITAPGAIIALALMYLKTDSEVIFSKLSIPQTHYELECVRPDFIMLRVIARNLIMWSRIRPTSDWIQSQVPEFVKNGVSRLQDDMDDMYEVDVEALVQAYVNIVAGACISLGLRFAGTRDGNARDLLNNYALYLLNEIKPVSAPPASGFLKGIAKHVDRGTLEMCLYLIVLSLSVVMAGSGDLQIFRLLRFLRSRNSADGHANYGTQMAVSLATGFLFLGGGMRTFSTNNGSLAMLLITLYPRLPSGPNDNRCHLQAFRHLYVLATEARWLQTIDVDSGLPVYAPVEVTVKETELYSETRYCEVTPCILPERAILKRICVCGPRYWPQQVELVPEEKHWWSFGDKSDPFNSGVIYVKRKVGACSYVDDPVGCQSLLSRAMHKVFGLRTLDESNMLANSHRELDSDSVDHLVSTFSSDPSLIAFAQLCCDKSWNDRSDSDFKEFCLQVLFDCISKDRPALLQVYLSLYTTIGSMADLLVKSHSNVCDSLSISSLKVALAYNEAVSSGRLASSSGGFVQSIFLASLGKRCEEILNSSTELKTNLRDYLTSEAWPDDQKDLILLSWYLKWFSVPSPSIIKAAVEKIKSKSKISASAIPLLRLVLPSTHVSAIREIDRVFFSID; this is translated from the exons ATGTCTCCAGGGGTTCGCACGCTCACCGTCCTCGGAAAGTTCAAACCTTTCGGTCTGATTGCTGAAGCTACCGACTCGAATCCTAACGTGGCCGAGTCATACCAGTATTTTCTGTTCGATCCTGATCTCACCGGCCAGCGAGACGATGATGACGGCAATGAAGCTAACTTCTCGCGGCAGAGAGAGCATGAGCTCTTCATCCGAGACAATCG CATAATCTGGACAAGCGGTTCACGAGTGCTCAAGCGGTTTACCTTGTCTTCTCCCATCATCAAG GCATGCTGGAGTCACCTGGGTCGAGGAGCAGAAGCTTTGCTCTGTGTCTTACAAATTGGTTGTTTAACAATATACAACACGTCAG GGGAAGTTGTAGCTGTTCCACTTCCACGTACTGTCATATCAATATGGCCTCTACCGTTTGGTGTACTTCTCCAGCAAGGTGCTGAAGTGAATCCATCCTCGAGTATTCCATTTTCTTCTGCTAGCCCCACTCTTGGTTCTCGTGAGATGCTGCGCAAAAGAGACATGCCTTCCCATCTGATTCTCAGAGACCCATTAGAAGAACCTGAG CCAATCTATCTAGAAGAGAGGGGAAAGTTGAACATAATGAGGGACTATGATGAGAGAACAATTTGGTCTAGTGACCGTTTATCTCTGATGACCTCGTATAACAAAG GGAAGATGCAACATTCTGTGTGGGCAGTAGAATGCGTTGTTCCTGATACTGTTTTCCCGAAACGAGTATCTTTTCGCAGAATATGGCAAGCTAAAGGCGCTAAGAAAGCTGCATCTAAG GTCTTTTTGGCAACTGATGATGCAGTCCCAGTAATTTGCTTTCTGATTCTAGAACAACAGAAGCTGTTATCAGTGGGACTCCAAACTGTTGAGATCAATAATGAAATTCTGTTTGACGTTAAGCCTGACATAAGCTGGAGTATATCTGCAATTGCTGCTGCACCTGTTGTTGTGACACGTTCTCA AGTGAAAATAGGACTGCTTCCACATTTGGATATTGTTGTTTTATCTCCGGAAAATGACCTCTTTCTTTAT TCAGGAAAACAATGCCTCTGTAGGTATGTGCTGCCTTCTTGGTTGGGGGAAAGTCTTGTTTCTGGTGAGTCTGCAAAAACAGATTCAGGTTCCCGGGATCTGAAGATCACAGGATTGTCTGATGCGGTCTTAGGATGTATCAATCTGTCAGTAAATCATTCACAG ATCTTTCGGTGTGCGTTAACTGGTAACCCTTCATCTTCACTTGCAAACGATTGCATAGCAGCCATAGCTGAGGGATTACGATCCGATTTGTACAAgttgtttctctctcttctttggGGACATGGTTATTCTTACCAGAAGGGTTCCAGTATTCATTTTGAATGGGAAGCGTTATGCAACATTTTTCTGGGGATCTGTCAAAAACGTACTAGTGTGCATCTGAAGCAACTCAAAACatcatcagagtcctcctgggAGTTTCTTCTCAGCAGCAAGTTCCATAAGACCTATTCTAGGTTTCACACTCGTATCACTTCAATCAATCCCTCGGATCTGGAAGAAACTGCCCCATTTTGTACTAAGACTAGTAGTGGAGAAAGACCAGACAACTCATTTGAATTAATGGTCCAGAGTTTAGATTGTCTTCATGCAGTGTATGAGAGTTTGAAGATGGATAATCTACGAAAACA GGATCTGCATCACCTAGCTGTTTTATTGTGCAATATTGCCAAGTTTCTGGGTGAGAAGTGTTACATAGATCACTACTTACGTGATTTTCCTCGTCTTTCCAAAATTACTGGGGCATGCACAACCCTTTCTTCGAGCAGAAAACCTCCAAATATATTCAGATGGCTTGAGAACTGTTTAAGACGTGGATGTTTATCCACAAACCTTGATGACCTCCCAGATTTGATCCGTAAAGATGGGTGTTCCATTGTGAGCTGGGCAAGGAAAATTGTTTCCTTCTACAGTGTGTTATTTGGTGATAAGCCAGTAGGAAAGAAACTTTCGTCAGGGGTCCCCTGTAATATTGCCCCCGGATCATATTCCAGTAACGAGGAACTTACTGTCTTAGCTATGGCTGGAGAGAGATTTGGGCTTCATCAACTGGATTTGCTACCTTCCGGTGTATCTCTCCCTTTAAGACAT GCACTGGATAGCTGTCGAGAATCTCCTCCAGCTGACTGGCCAGCAATTGCTTATGTGCTTCTTGGTCGAGAAGATATGGCCCAATCCGTCTTCAGAAACTTGAGCTCATCTAAGGAATTTGAGATGCAGTCAAATACGAGTTTAATATCCATGTCCATACCCTACATGCTGCATTTGCATCCAGTAATTGTTCCATCCTCCTTATCTGAGTCAATTGGCTTGGAAAACGCTAAGATTGAGGATACAAATTCTGTGGATGGTTCTGTGATAGATGGAATGGAGCATATCTTCAACTCCTATACGCAGTTGCGGTATGGCCGTGATCTACGACTGAATGAG GTTCGGCGTCTTTTGTGTTCTGCACGACCTGTGGTAATTCAAACGTCTGCTAACCCTACTATATCTGATCAAGAGCAGCAACAG GACCAGCTTTGGCGTATAGCACAGAGGACTGCTGTGCTCCCCCTCGGACGTGGAGCATTCACATTATCAACAATCCACACGCTTTTAACTGAG GCGTTTACTGTACCAAAGCTTGTTTTGGCTGGTCGCCTGCCTGCCCAACAAAATGCCGTG GTTAATCTAGATCCAAACATCAGGAATATCCAAGAACTTAAGACCTGGCCAGAGTTTCATAATGCTGTTGCTGCTGGGTTACGACTGGCACCGCTTCAG GGAAAGGTGTCCAGAACGTGGATTAAATACAATAAACCTGCAGAGCCAAATGCTGTTCATGCTGGACTTCTGTTCGGGCTGGGATTACAGGGATATTTGCATGTGTTAAACCTTAGTGACATATACCAATATTTCACTCAG GACCATGAGAGCACCACGGTAGGTTTGATGCTTGGTCTGGCAGCGTCGTACAGGAGAACCATGCAACCTGAGATTGCAAAG GCTCTCTTTTTCCATGTTCCTGCTCGATACCAAGCTTCATATGCTGAGTTTGAGATACCAACACTTCTACAG TCTGCAGCTTTAGTCTCCGTCGGCATTCTATTTGAAGGATCGGCACACCTGCAGACAATGCAATTACTTCTG GGTGAAATTGGCCGCCGAAGTGCAGGAGACAATGTCCTTGAAAGGGAGGGTTATGCTGTATCTGCAGGATTCTCACTTGGTCTTGTTGCTCTTG GCCGTGGAGATGATGCGCTCGGTTCTTTGGACTCCTTTGTCAATCGCTTACTTCAGTATCTGGGAGCAAAAGAG GAAAGATCTCTCCTTGCACCATCAAATGAAGATCTCCGAAGTGCTGCACAG GTAACAGACGGAAGCACTCCAAATGTTAATATAACTGCACCTGGAGCCATAATCGCACTCGCATTAATGTATCTTAAG ACAGACTCAGAGGTCATCTTCTCGAAGCTCTCAATTCCACAAACACATTACGAACTGGAGTGCGTAAGGCCTGATTTCATAATGCTCCGTGTCATTGCTCGGAACTTGATAATGTGGAGCAG GATCCGTCCTACAAGTGATTGGATCCAGTCTCAAGTTCCCGAATTTGTCAAAAATGGTGTCAGCCGCCTCCAAGATGACATGGATGATATGTATGAAGTGGACGTTGAAGCCCTAGTGCAGGCATATGTCAATATAGTGGCGGGGGCATGCATTTCACTTG GGCTGAGATTTGCTGGTACTAGGGATGGAAATGCTCGTGACTTACTTAACAACTATGCTCTCTATCTTTTGAATGAG ATCAAGCCTGTGTCTGCGCCACCTGCAAGtggatttctcaagggaatagcTAAACATGTTGATCGGGGAACGCTTGAAATGTGTCTTTATCTTATCGTTCTTTCCCTTTCAGTG GTCATGGCGGGATCTGGAGACTTGCAAATATTTCGGTTGTTGAGATTTCTCCGCAGCCGAAACTCTGCTGATGGACATGCTAACTATGGCACTCAAATGGCG gtgAGCTTAGCCACGGGTTTCTTATTTCTTGGAGGTGGTATGCGAACATTTTCAACAAATAACGGCTCACTTGCTATGTTGCTTATCACTCTCTATCCGCGGTTGCCTTCTGGACCAAATGACAATCGTTGTCACCTCCAG gcATTCAGGCATTTATATGTCCTTGCAACAGAAGCTCGTTGGCTGCAGACTATTGATGTTGATTCCGGTTTGCCTGTATATGCCCCTGTAGAAGTCACAGTAAAGGAAACAGAGCTATATTCTGAAACAAGATATTGCGAGGTTACACCGTGCATTCTTCCAGAGCGTGCTATT CTAAAGAGAATTTGTGTATGTGGTCCCCGATACTGGCCCCAACAAGTTGAGCTTGTCCCAGAAG AGAAACATTGGTGGAGCTTTGGGGACAAGAGTGATCCCTTCAACTCTGGTGTTATATATGTCAAAAGGAAAGTAGGAGCTTGTTCGTATGTTGATGATCCAGTTGGGTGTCAGTCACTGCTTTCACGAGCAATGCACAAG GTTTTTGGTTTAAGAACTCTGGACGAATCTAACATGCTTGCTAATAGTCATAGAGAACTGGATTCTGATAGCGTTGATCACTTGGTCAGCACTTTCTCATCTGATCCAAGCCTAATAGCCTTTGCACAGTTGTGCTGTGACAAATCTTGGAATGACAG ATCTGATTCTGATTTCAAGGAGTTCTGTCTGCAAGTTTTGTTTGACTGTATAAGCAAGGATAGACCAGCTCTTTTGCAG GTTTATTTATCTTTGTATACAACCATTGGTTCAATGGCTGATCTGCTCGTCAAAAGCCATAGTAATGTGTGTGATTCACTTTCCATCTCAAGCCTGAAG GTTGCTCTTGCCTACAACGAGGCGGTATCAAGTGGAAGATTGGCCTCCTCTTCAGGTGGCTTTGTTCAATCAATCTTCTTAGCATCACTAGGGAAACGGTGTGAAGAGATTTTG
- the LOC106422666 gene encoding KRR1 small subunit processome component: MAEYINHWRIEKFDPAWNPTGMLEVSSFSRRYPRYIETYLQACWQSVKSALKEYGVSCKLSVVEGTMTGSTTKKTRDPYIIVKARDLLRLLSRSVPAPQAIKILKDDMSYDIINIRKMVRKKERFVRRRQRLVGPDYSTLKALETLTNCYILVQGNTVAAMGSFKALRKLRRIVGYIESTSWDPLTIINAEYNRF, encoded by the exons ATGGCGGAGTATATCAACCATTGGAGAATCGAGAAGTTTGATCCGGCATGGAATCCAACCGGTATGCTCGAAGTCAGCTCCTTCTCCAGACGCTATCCTCGCTACATAGAGACTTATCTTCAGGCGTGTTGGCAAAGTGTCAAATCCGCTCTCAAGGAGTACGGAGTCTCCTGCAAGCTCAGCGTAGTTGAAGGTACTATGACTGGTTCAACGACCAAGAAGACAAGAGATCCTTACATCATTGTCAAAGCTAGGGATTTGCTTAGGCTTCTCTCCAGAAGTGTCCCTGCTCCTCag GCAATCAAGATTCTGAAAGATGACATGAGTTATGATATCATCAATATCCGAAAAATGGTTCGTAAAAAG GAAAGATTTGTTAGAAGAAGGCAGCGGCTTGTGGGTCCTGATTATTCTACATTGAAG GCGCTGGAAACATTAACCAACTGTTACATTCTAGTTCAG GGAAATACAGTAGCCGCGATGGGTTCTTTTAAAGCTCTCAGAAAACTCAGAAGGATTGTGGGATACATAGAGAGTACTAGTTGGGATCCTTTGACAATTATAAATGCTGAATATAATAGGTTTTAG
- the LOC106422728 gene encoding non-classical arabinogalactan protein 30: MDPRVLPFSVLAILIAATTLANGYSPPPPPTPPTTAYPAAKTVEAAVEGMVYCQSCDKYGSWSLAGAEAIAGAKISVICKNHRQQVSFYKVFQTDSYGHFYGELKGLKMSQHFLDHPLHACRAKLVSSPREDCNLFSNINNALDGASLRYEEKRVKWKNYEAVVYAAGPLAFRPDHCPESTAPAPTY; the protein is encoded by the coding sequence atGGACCCACGAGTCTTGCCCTTCTCCGTTCTCGCCATCCTCATCGCAGCCACGACTTTAGCCAACGGCTActcccctcctcctcctcctactcCTCCAACCACCGCATACCCCGCCGCGAAAACGGTAGAAGCTGCAGTGGAAGGAATGGTGTACTGCCAATCCTGCGACAAGTACGGATCATGGTCCTTGGCCGGAGCAGAAGCCATAGCCGGAGCCAAGATCAGCGTCATCTGCAAGAACCACAGGCAGCAAGTGAGCTTCTACAAAGTCTTCCAAACCGACTCCTACGGTCACTTCTACGGCGAGCTCAAAGGCCTTAAAATGAGTCAGCATTTCTTGGACCATCCTCTCCACGCTTGCCGTGCCAAGCTCGTCTCCTCTCCACGCGAGGATTGCAATCTCTTCTCCAACATTAACAATGCTTTGGACGGTGCTTCGCTTAGGTATGAGGAGAAGAGGGTAAAGTGGAAGAACTATGAGGCTGTGGTTTACGCCGCTGGTCCGTTGGCTTTCCGTCCTGACCATTGTCCCGAGAGTACTGCACCAGCACCTACTTACTGA
- the LOC106422773 gene encoding DEAD-box ATP-dependent RNA helicase 18, protein MDSSSSNTNKALTETRFSDLELPLSEDIIEALERSGFEFCTPVQAATIPLLCRHKDVAVDAATGSGKTLAFVLPLIEILRRSTSYPPKPHQVMGVIISPTRELSTQIYNVAQPFVSTLPNVNSVLLVGGREVKSDVSTIEEGGCNLLIGTPGRLSDIMERMEILDFRNLEILILDEADRLLEMGFQKQVNSIISRLPKQRRTGLFSATQTEGVEELAKAGLRNPVRVEVRAESKSESSSQQLTNSKVPSGLHLEYLVCEADKKSSQLVDLLVENEKKKLIVYFMTCASVDYWGLVLSKIPALKSISLIPIHGDMKQNARDKALASFTEASSGVLLCTDVAARGLDIPGIDYVVQYDPPQDPNMFNHRVGRTARLGKEGRAIVFLLPEEEDYVEFMRRRGVPCQEKNLSEEASDVIPIIRSLAMKDRAVLEKGLKAFVSFVRGYKEHHCSYIFRWKSLEIGKLAMGYGLLYLPSMSEVKQHRLSSEGFTPVTDVKFEDIKFKDKSREKQRKQNMQARKEKRQQEKKEKGKKNSKKAVVAAATDSNKRKLTGKQRQTIQTAEDEEEMARDYRLLKKLKKGSIKEDDFAKLTGADDF, encoded by the exons ATGGATTCATCATCGTCGAACACAAACAAAGCGTTAACGGAGACGCGTTTCTCCGACCTCGAACTTCCGCTCTCCGAAGACATCATCGAGGCCCTCGAACGGTCCGGTTTCGAGTTCTGCACTCCGGTTCAGGCCGCGACGATCCCTTTGCTCTGCCGCCACAAGGATGTCGCCGTCGACGCCGCCACCGGCTCGGGAAAAACCCTAGCTTTCGTCTTGCCACTAATTGAGATTCTCCGTCGCTCCACCTCTTACCCTCCCAAGCCTCACCAg GTTATGGGGGTGATTATATCGCCAACGAGAGAGCTATCAACGCAGATATATAACGTGGCACAGCCATTTGTCTCCACTTTGCCGAATGTGAACTCTGTGCTGCTCGTTGGAGGCCGTGAGGTGAAGTCCGACGTGAGCACTATAGAAGAAGGAGGATGCAATCTCTTGATTGGCACTCCTGGAAGGCTCTCTGACATAATGGAACGAATGGAGATTCTTGATTTCAGAAACCTTGAG attctTATCTTAGATGAAGCAGATAGGCTTTTGGAGATGGGGTTCCAGAAGCAGGTGAACAGCATCATATCTCGCTTGCCGAAGCAGCGCAGGACTGGTCTCTTCTCAGCTACGCAGACAGAAGGTGTTGAAGAGCTGGCCAAGGCTGGGCTTAGGAACCCTGTGAGAGTTGAAGTTCGAGCTGAGTCAAAGTCTGAATCATCATCTCAGCAATTAACAAACTCCAAAGTACCTTCTGGTCTTCACCTTGAG TATTTGGTATGCGAAGCAGATAAGAAGTCGTCACAACTAGTGGATCTCCTCGTcgagaatgaaaagaaaaagctTATAGT ATACTTTATGACCTGTGCTTCTGTTGATTACTGGGGACTAGTTCTTTCGAAAATCCCTGCCTTGAAGTCCATTTCTTTAATCCCTATCCATGGGGATATGAAGCAG AATGCAAGAGACAAGGCGTTAGCTTCGTTTACTGAAGCATCAAGCGGTGTCCTTTTGTGCACTGATGTGGCTGCACGTGGACTAGATATTCCCGGGATTGATTACGTAGTTCAG TATGATCCTCCACAAGACCCTAATATGTTCAACCATAGGGTTGGCAGAACTGCAAGATTGGGAAAAGAAGGAAGAGCCATCGTTTTTTTACTGCCTGAG GAAGAAGACTATGTAGAGTTTATGCGGAGAAGAGGGGTCCCTTGTCAAGAGAAAAATTTATCTGAGGAAGCATCTGATGTCATCCCTATA ATACGGTCACTAGCCATGAAGGACAGGGCAGTGTTGGAGAAGGGACTAAAGGCGTTTGTTTCCTTTGTCCGTGGTTACAAGGAGCATCACTGCTCTTACATTTTCAG ATGGAAAAGCCTAGAAATAGGAAAGTTAGCAATGGGATATGGACTCTTGTATCTTCCTTCAATGTCTGAAGTCAAACAACACAGACTCTCCAGTGAGGGTTTCACACCTGTTACAGACGTCAAGTTTGAGGACATCAAGTTcaa GGACAAATCTAGGGAAAAGCAAAGGAAGCAGAACATGCAAGCAAGGAAAGAGAAACGGCAACAAGAGAAAAAGGAGAAAGGCAAGAAGAACTCGAAAAAGGCGGTTGTTGCTGCTGCCACAGATTCTAACAAAAGGAAGTTGACAGGAAAGCAGAGACAAACCATCCAAACAGCGGAAGATGAAGAGGAGATGGCTCGAGATTATCGGTTACTTAAGAAACTCAAGAAAGGTTCTATTAAAGAAGATGATTTTGCTAAACTTACAGGAGCTGATGACTTTTAA
- the LOC106422774 gene encoding abscisic acid receptor PYL5-like, translated as MTSPVQLHHGFHTLQPPDQTDGLIRRVFLTRGMHVPEHVAMHHTHDLGPGKCCSSVVQTIHAPLESVWALVRRFDNPKLYKNFVKQCRIVQGDGLHVGDLREVMVVSGLPAVSSTERLEILDEERYVISFSVVGGDHRLENYRSVTTLHASDDEGTVVVESYVVDVPPGNTEEETLSFVDTIVRCNLQSLARSTNRQ; from the coding sequence ATGACATCACCGGTGCAGCTCCATCACGGCTTCCACACGCTGCAGCCTCCCGATCAAACCGATGGACTGATCAGAAGAGTCTTTCTCACGCGAGGTATGCACGTGCCAGAGCACGTGGCGATGCACCACACACATGACCTTGGTCCAGGCAAGTGCTGCTCCTCGGTGGTGCAGACGATCCACGCCCCGCTCGAGTCCGTGTGGGCCCTCGTGCGTCGTTTTGATAACCCTAAACTTTACAAGAACTTCGTAAAGCAGTGCCGTATCGTCCAAGGAGACGGGCTCCACGTCGGCGATCTTAGGGAGGTCATGGTCGTGTCTGGACTCCCGGCGGTCTCTAGCACCGAAAGGCTCGAGATATTGGACGAGGAGCGTTATGTGATAAGCTTTAGCGTCGTGGGTGGGGACCACAGGCTCGAGAACTACCGATCGGTGACGACTCTCCATGCGTCGGACGATGAAGGAACCGTTGTGGTGGAGTCATATGTCGTCGATGTGCCGCCGGGGAACACGGAGGAGGAGACTCTTAGCTTTGTGGATACTATCGTCCGGTGCAACCTTCAGAGTCTTGCTAGAAGTACCAACCGGCAATAA
- the LOC106422775 gene encoding dehydration-responsive element-binding protein 2A, with translation MAVYDHSGDINSTQLDPSRKRKARSRRDGTTVAERLQLWKDYNETTEEASPKKRKVPAKGSKKGCMKGKGGPENSQCSFRGVRQRIWGKWVAEIREPNRGSRLWLGTFPTAKEAALAYDEAARVMYGPLARVNFPQRSVSDVMSTSSQSEVCTAGTSGRVHVKTEDGDCDSEASPLEEMKKEVKVDANASVPSSDWLSEFEQKYWNEVLEEKEKQKKQEIEETCQKQPGSLSVSVSDYGWPEDLNQSQWDSSEMFDVSELLGDLNGDIFTGLDQVSYPLDNVAGGLPETEKLQGLDSSYGLPPFQLEAQDGNEFFDLSFLDLEK, from the coding sequence ATGGCGGTTTATGACCATAGCGGAGACATTAACAGTACTCAACTCGATCCATCGCGTAAAAGGAAAGCGAGGAGTAGACGTGACGGTACCACTGTGGCTGAGAGGCTTCAGTTGTGGAAGGACTATAATGAGACGACCGAAGAAGCTTCCCCCAAGAAGAGGAAAGTACCTGCGAAAGGATCAAAGAAAGGCTGTATGAAAGGCAAAGGAGGACCAGAGAATAGTCAGTGTAGCTTCAGGGGAGTTAGGCAGAGGATTTGGGGTAAATGGGTTGCTGAGATTAGAGAGCCGAACAGAGGAAGTAGGCTTTGGCTTGGTACTTTCCCTACTGCTAAAGAAGCTGCTTTGGCTTATGATGAGGCGGCTAGGGTTATGTATGGTCCGTTGGCGAGGGTTAATTTCCCTCAGAGGTCTGTGTCTGACGTTATGAGTACGTCGAGCCAGTCTGAGGTGTGCACGGCTGGGACTAGTGGGCGTGTTCATGTGAAAACAGAGGATGGAGATTGTGACTCTGAAGCTAGTCCGTTAgaagagatgaagaaggaggTGAAGGTAGACGCTAATGCAAGTGTTCCAAGCAGTGATTGGCTGAGCGAGTTTGAGCAGAAGTATTGGAACGAGGTTCTGGAGGAGAAAGAGAAACAGAAGAAGCAAGAGATAGAAGAAACCTGTCAGAAGCAGCCGGGTTCACTTTCTGTTTCAGTTTCAGATTATGGTTGGCCGGAGGATCTAAATCAGAGTCAGTGGGACTCTTCAGAGATGTTTGATGTTTCTGAGCTTCTAGGTGACTTGAATGGGGACATCTTTACAGGCTTGGACCAGGTCTCATACCCGCTGGACAATGTCGCAGGTGGGTTGCCTGAAACCGAGAAGCTTCAAGGCCTTGACTCTAGTTATGGATTGCCTCCGTTTCAGCTAGAGGCACAGGATGGTAACGAGTTCTTCGATCTGAGTTTCTTGGATCTGGAGAAGTGA